In one window of Vanessa atalanta chromosome 10, ilVanAtal1.2, whole genome shotgun sequence DNA:
- the LOC125067027 gene encoding small ubiquitin-related modifier 3 → MSDEKKGESEHINLKVLGQDNAIVQFKIKKHTPLRKLMNAYCDRAGLSMQVVRFRFDGQPINENDTPTSLEMEEGDTIEVYQQQTGGALV, encoded by the exons ATGTCGGATGAAAAAAAG gGTGAAAGCGAACATATCAACTTAAAAGTACTAGGACAGGATAATGCCATTGTCcaattcaaaataaagaaacacaCACCTCTCAGAAAATTGATGAATGCCTACTGTGATAGAGCG GGTCTATCAATGCAAGTAGTCAGATTCAGATTTGACGGACAACCAATCAATGAAAATGACACACCTACATCACTGGAGATGGAAGAAGGTGACACAATAGAGGTGTACCAGCAGCAGACGGGAGGGGCTTTAGTGTAA
- the LOC125066739 gene encoding delta(14)-sterol reductase TM7SF2 — MSTRSGRVRQSLIETSPPRTRKGVSPTRSPARKRKSSPTVRLTQKSPSRKSPSRKSSSKYPARKSPSRVVKEAKEEKEASVPKSPAKRPGIKKDVEVKLENLSSKIEILKSTRSRRFEYSIKDIPATIPKIESSVRDEKTNGLESIHSVSDIYSLRNRKSFDDNLPRRSSRLRDIVDSVPDMRQSFSKSLSKSISKSISKSIDTYSDDENTDDILLREKSQSVSRKLATPLRSSVTLSQISNRYEFGGRIGAAALSLLIPLTVFYILISCSKSCSSVSLLELFKFTSVFNWFNTQVSFFVISNIVLQAIFLSIPIFGTKEVDEQGKKYCFNAFFSCFCTLNILFALDYYKYFIIDSLLMSYLKMATTSYLIALFLVIILHLKSLKVDDRDLNPYATSGQVLYDGFMGRQIHCYFMKVNVKLWLSRISNISTLILAILIFRHGFSIQLTEIDSISWDTFMEILDKVQVKPTLLVFSTMQIVYALYFILGEKKIITTFYWQSEGLGYLQIVSSALYPFYFTTISKYVANIDLQLSSNILIAASMLYLLGLIIMLISNNIKHEFRINPLQPSLTHLDSMPTFHGKKLLVSNLWGILRHPNYTGDIMIHVALALPGILTRNVIATVPALATIIVFLHRAWRDHNRCRRRYGAAWQRYCKRVPSVVIPKIL, encoded by the exons ATGTCTACAAGAAGTGGCCGGGTAAGACAGAGTCTTATTGAGACCAGCCCGCCGCGCACTCGTAAAGGAGTATCACCGACGCGGTCTCCCGCCAGAAAACGAAAAAGTTCACCAACCGTTCGTTTGACTCAAAAATCACCCTCCCGCAAGTCCCCAAGTCGAAAGTCTTCCTCTAAATATCCAGCTCGCAAATCACCTTCGAGAGTTGTGAAGGAAGctaaagaagaaaaagaagcGTCGGTGCCTAAATCTCCTGCCAAACGACCTGGCATTAAGAAAGATGTCGAAGTTAAATTAGAAAACTTGTCTTCCAAAATAGAAATCTTAAAAAGCACGCGATCGAGGCGTTTTGAATACTCAATCAAAGATATCCCTGCAACGATACCGAAAATAGAGTCATCGGTTCGTGATGAAAAAACGAATGGACTTGAGAGTATACATTCAGTGAGTGATATTTACAGTCTGAGAAATAGAAAAAGTTTTGACGATAATCTCCCACGCAGATCTAGCCGGTTGAGGGATATTGTTGATAGTGTACCTGATATGAGACAAAGCTTCAGTAAGTCACTAAgtaaatcaataagtaagtcaATCAGTAAGTCTATAGATACATATTCTGATGATGAAAATACTGATGATATCTTACTCAGAGAAAAATCTCAATCTGTGTCGAGAAAGCTTGCAACTCCATTGCGCAGCAGTGTGACACTGTCTCAAATAAGTAATCGTTATGAATTTGGTGGTAGGATAGGTGCAGCAGccttatctttattaataccaTTGACAGTTTTCTACATCTTAATATCATGCTCAAAATCTTGCTCCTCCGTATCACTTCTGGagctatttaaatttacatcagTATTTAACTGGTTCAATACTCAAGTATCTTTTTTTGTTATCAGTAATATTGTTTTGCAAGCCATCTTTCTGTCTATACCAATATTTGGGACTAAAGAAGTTGATGAACAGGGAAAAAAGTATTGTTTCAATgcatttttttcatgtttttgtactttaaatatattatttgctttggactactacaaatatttcattattgatTCACTTCTAATGTCCTATTTAAAAATGGCCACAACGTCTTATCTGATTGCATTGTTTCTGGTAATAATATTACACCTAAAGAGTTTGAAAGTTGATGATAGAGACTTAAATCCATATGCTACATCTGGACAAGTTTTATATGATGGCTTCATGGGCCGACAGATACATTGCTATTTCATGAAGGTTAATGTGAAACTGTGGTTATCAAGAATATCCAACATTAGTACT ctAATTTTGGCAATATTAATCTTCAGACATGGCTTTTCTATCCAACTGACAGAAATTGATAGCATATCATGGGATACATTTATGGAGATTCTAGACAAAGTACAAGTTAAGCCAACTTTATTGGTGTTTAGCACCATGCAAATTGTTTATGCGCTATACTTTATACTGGGAgagaaaaaaatcataacaacattttattggCAATCGGAGGGTTTGGGGTATCTTCAAATTGTTTCAAGTGCTCTATACCCTTTCTATTTTacaacaatatcaaaatatgtcGCAAATATTGATTTACAACTATCAAGTAATATACTAATAGCTGCTTCTATGCTGTACTTACTGGGCTTAATTATAATGCTTATCagtaacaatattaaacatGAATTCAGGATAAATCCACTGCAGCCTAGCTTGACAC acttAGACTCGATGCCCACTTTTCATGGAAAGAAACTTCTGGTGTCCAACCTTTGGGGTATTTTACGCCATCCTAATTATACAGGCGATATTATGATTCACGTAGCGCTTGCCTTGCCAGGTATCCTCACACGCAATGTCATAGCCACCGTACCAGCTTTAGCAACCATAATTGTATTCTTACATCGAGCGTGGCGGGACCATAACAGATGTCGTCGACGATACGGGGCCGCATGGCAAAGGTATTGTAAGAGAGTGCCATCTGTTGttatacctaaaatattataa
- the LOC125066714 gene encoding probable phospholipid hydroperoxide glutathione peroxidase, translating to MTIGFRTISRLVVPAFGNLFCLARVQLSTINMAENNPDYKNATSIHEFTVKNIKGEDIKLDVYKGHVCIIVNVASQCGLTANNYKQLNELYDQYAESKGLRILAFPCNQFAGQEPGNSEEIVCFASDRKVKFDLFEKIDVNGDSAHPLWKFLKNKQGGTLGSFIKWNFTKFIVDKNGTPVERHGPNTDPLDLVKSLEKYW from the exons ATGACAATCGGATTTAGAACGATATCAAGGCTTGTTGTGCCTGCTTTTGGAAATCTATTTTGCTTAGCTCGAGTTCAACTTAGTACTAT AAATATGGCAGAAAATAATCCAGATTACAAAAATGCTACGAGCATCCATGAGTTTACAGTGAAAAACATCAAAGGAGAAGATATTAAACTTGATGTATATAAAGGTCATGTTTGTATCATTGTCAATGTTGCGTCCCAGTGTGGTCTTACAGCGAACAATTACAAACAACTCAATGAACTTTATGATCAATACGCTGAAAGTAAGG gACTACGCATTTTGGCATTCCCATGTAACCAATTTGCTGGTCAAGAGCCTGGAAACTCTGAAGAAATAGTTTGTTTTGCAAGTGACAGAAAGGTCAAATTTGACTTGTTTGAAAAGATTGATGTCAATGGCGATTCAGCACACCCATTGTGGAAATTTTTGAAG aataaacAAGGAGGTACTTTGGGCAGTTTTATTAAATggaattttactaaatttattgttgataaaaatGGAACCCCTGTTGAAAGACATGGCCCAAATACTGATCCATTGGACTTAGTAAAGTCTCTTGAAAAATATTGGTAA
- the LOC125066997 gene encoding iron-sulfur cluster assembly scaffold protein IscU-like, whose product MAYLFSNIWRCLCVRNRAALNVVQTASYHANVIDHYENPRNVGSLDKKDRNVGTGLVGAPACGDVMKLQIKVDDDGKIIDAKFKTFGCGSAIASSSLATEWVKGKTVDEALKLKNTDIAKELSLPPVKLHCSMLAEDAIKAALSDYRIKQQEADKK is encoded by the exons ATGGCTTATTTATTCTCCAATATATGGAGATGTCTATGTGTGAGAAATCGCGCTGCGCTCAACGTCGTACAAACTGCGTCGTATCATGCCAAT gtaaTTGATCATTACGAAAATCCTCGCAATGTTGGATCACTAGATAAGAAGGACAGAAATGTAGGAACAGGTTTAGTAGGTGCTCCAGCTTGTGGCGATGTTATGAAATTGCAGATAAAAGTTGACGACGACGGTAAAATCATTGATGCAAAATTCAAAACGTTTGGATGTGGTTCTGCAATTGCTTCAAGTTCCCTGGCCACGGAATGGGTTAAAGGCAAAACTGTGGATGAggctttaaaattaaagaatacagACATTGCTAAGGAACTTTCATTGCCTCCTGTCAAGCTGCATTGTTCTA TGCTTGCTGAGGATGCTATTAAGGCTGCACTCTCGGACTATAGGATCAAGCAACAAGAagctgataaaaaataa
- the LOC125066998 gene encoding protein Son-like isoform X1: protein MGMQLLQKMGWTPGQGLGKEGTGTLQPLLLEVKLDTRGLTSKEEVSSRHGKSMKPQRLGRRGSAPLVAGGKHPVSLLGEYCSKQKLGPPEYNLCFECGPDHKKNFLFKVKVAGVEYQPAVASANKKQAKADAAQLALQKLGIATPVTRTSQLKRQ, encoded by the exons ATGGGGATGCAACTTCTTCAGAAGATGGGTTGGACACCCGGACAAGGTTTGGGCAAAGAAGGAACAGGAACATTACAACCTCTTCTTTTAGAAGTTAAGTTGGACACAAGAGGCTTAACATCCAAAGAAGAGGTCAGTAGCAGACATGGAAAAAGT atGAAACCCCAACGATTGGGTCGAAGAGGCTCTGCTCCATTAGTGGCTGGTGGAAAACATCCTGTATCTTTACTCGGAGAATATTGCTCAAAACAGAAATTAGGGCCACCTGAATATAACTTATGTTTTGAGTGTGGTCctgatcataaaaaaaactttctattCAAG GTGAAGGTTGCAGGTGTTGAATATCAGCCTGCAGTGGCTAGTGCAAACAAGAAGCAAGCAAAAGCTGATGCAGCACAACTAGCTCTACAAAAATTAGGCATT GCAACTCCAGTCACAAGAACTAGCCAACTGAAGAGACAATAA
- the LOC125066998 gene encoding protein Son-like isoform X2, producing MGMQLLQKMGWTPGQGLGKEGTGTLQPLLLEVKLDTRGLTSKEEVSSRHGKSMKPQRLGRRGSAPLVAGGKHPVSLLGEYCSKQKLGPPEYNLCFECGPDHKKNFLFKVKVAGVEYQPAVASANKKQAKADAAQLALQKLGNSSHKN from the exons ATGGGGATGCAACTTCTTCAGAAGATGGGTTGGACACCCGGACAAGGTTTGGGCAAAGAAGGAACAGGAACATTACAACCTCTTCTTTTAGAAGTTAAGTTGGACACAAGAGGCTTAACATCCAAAGAAGAGGTCAGTAGCAGACATGGAAAAAGT atGAAACCCCAACGATTGGGTCGAAGAGGCTCTGCTCCATTAGTGGCTGGTGGAAAACATCCTGTATCTTTACTCGGAGAATATTGCTCAAAACAGAAATTAGGGCCACCTGAATATAACTTATGTTTTGAGTGTGGTCctgatcataaaaaaaactttctattCAAG GTGAAGGTTGCAGGTGTTGAATATCAGCCTGCAGTGGCTAGTGCAAACAAGAAGCAAGCAAAAGCTGATGCAGCACAACTAGCTCTACAAAAATTAG GCAACTCCAGTCACAAGAACTAG